One Archangium violaceum genomic window, GCTCGACGCACAACGGACGCGTGGGTTGTCGCCTCGTGAGGCGGTCTATGAGGCCTGTCTGGTCCGCTTCCGGCCCATCATGATGACGACGCTCGCCGCGCTCCTCGGCGGCATTCCCCTCATGCTGGGCTTCGGCACCGGGGCCGAGCTCCGGCAGCCATTGGGTATCGCGATCGTGGGCGGCCTGCTCGTCAGCCAGGTCCTGACGCTCTATTCGACGCCCGTCGTGTACCTGGCGCTCGATCGTCTCTTCACGGAACTGCCCAAGCCCTCGGAACTGGAGGCGACGTGATGCGCCGGCCCCTGAGCTTCATTGCCCTGCTCGTTGTCACCAGCTGCGCGAGCTCGACCGCGCCGACGCTTCGTCCCTCCGAGCTCCAGGCGGAGTGGGAGGGGGCTCCCTCATCGGCTCCCAGCTCGCCAGTCGACGCGGCGTGGTGGCGGTCGTTCGGCGATCCGGTGCTCGATGAGCTGATCGCCATGGCCGAGCAGCGGAACCTGGATCTGCGCATCGCCGATGCGCGAATCCGCGAGGCACGCGCGCTGCGTGAGGGGTCGCGGGCAGTGCTCTTCCCCCAGCTCAACGGCACCGCGGGGATCAGCAGCGGCCGGACCGCGATGCTCAACGCGGAACGGACTGCCGCCACGGTCGGCGTCGAGGCCAGCTGGGAGGTCGACGTTTTCGGGCGTCTGCGCAACGAGGCTCGCGCCGCGGATGCGGTCTGGACCGCGACCGTGGCCGTGCGCGATGGGGTGCGGCTCGCGCTGGTCGCCGAGGTGGCACGGGCCTACCTGGAGTACCGCCTCTATCGCACCCAGCACACCATCGCCGAGGCGAACGCGAAGGCCGCGGAGGAGACGCTTCGGATCGCTCGGGCGCGGTTCGAGCAGGGGGTCTCCAGCCGCCTCGACGTCGAGCGCACCCTCACGGCCCTGGGTGAGACTCGCGCCCGCGTCGCGCAGATCGTGGAGCTCGCCGAGTCCTCGCGCCACCGCCTCGTCTTGCTTCTCGCCACGACTCCGGCTGAACTCGGGGGAGTGCTCCCCGAAACCGGCACCCTCCCGAGCGCGAGCGCGGTCGGCGTGCTCCTCGCGCCCACGGAAGTCATCAACCAGCGGCCCGATGTCCGCGCGGCGGAGGCCCAGCTGCTCGCGGCGGTCGCCCGGCGCGAGGCGGCGGAGGCCCTCCGTTATCCCCGCATCACCCTCGCGAGCATGCTCGGACTCCAGAGTGGCACCGAGGTGACCGCCTTCCTGTCGGGTGGCTCCCTGCTCTGGTCGCTCGGTGCGAACCTGCTCGCGCCCCTCCTCGACTTCGGACGCATTCGCGCCACGATCGACGCCGCGGACGCGAGACAGGAGCAGGCCTATCTGAGCTATGAGCTGACCGCGCGCGCCGGACTTCAGGAGGTCCAGACGGCGCTCATCCTCTACACCCAGGGAGAGAGCCGGCGGAGCGAGCTCGCCGCCGCCACCGAGTCGGCACGCAGGGCCGCCGGGCTCGCGCGCCGGCAGTACGCGGAGGGGACGCTTTCGTTGCTGGAGGTCCTCGACGCCGAGCGCACCCTCTACGCGCTCGAGCTGCAGGCGGTGCAGGCGACCGCGGATGTGTCGCTGCGCCTCGTACGCCTCTACCAGACCATGGGACTCATGCCCCCGAACCAGGAGACGGCATGAAGCTGCTCATCGTCGAGGACGAGGCGAAGACGGCCGAGTACCTGCATCGAGGCCTCAACGAGCAGGGGTATACGGTCGACGTGGCGCGGACCGGGCCGGACGGGCATGCCCTGGCCCTGTTGCACGACTATGACGTGATCGTCCTCGACGTGATGCTCCCGGAGATGGACGGCTTCGCCGTGCTCCGGGCCATTCGCATGCGCAAGCAGACGCCGGTGATCATGCTCACCGCGCGGGATCGGATCGATGACCGGGTCCATGGGCTCCGAGAAGGGGCGGATGACTACCTCGTCAAGCCGTTCTCCTTTCTCGAGCTCGTCGCGCGCTTGCAGGCGGTGACCCGTCGCGGTCGCGCGCAGGAGCCGACACAGCTGCGGATTGGTGACCTCGAGATCGATCTCCTCAGCCGGAAGGCCTACCGGGCCGGGAGCCG contains:
- a CDS encoding efflux transporter outer membrane subunit → MRRPLSFIALLVVTSCASSTAPTLRPSELQAEWEGAPSSAPSSPVDAAWWRSFGDPVLDELIAMAEQRNLDLRIADARIREARALREGSRAVLFPQLNGTAGISSGRTAMLNAERTAATVGVEASWEVDVFGRLRNEARAADAVWTATVAVRDGVRLALVAEVARAYLEYRLYRTQHTIAEANAKAAEETLRIARARFEQGVSSRLDVERTLTALGETRARVAQIVELAESSRHRLVLLLATTPAELGGVLPETGTLPSASAVGVLLAPTEVINQRPDVRAAEAQLLAAVARREAAEALRYPRITLASMLGLQSGTEVTAFLSGGSLLWSLGANLLAPLLDFGRIRATIDAADARQEQAYLSYELTARAGLQEVQTALILYTQGESRRSELAAATESARRAAGLARRQYAEGTLSLLEVLDAERTLYALELQAVQATADVSLRLVRLYQTMGLMPPNQETA
- a CDS encoding heavy metal response regulator transcription factor; protein product: MKLLIVEDEAKTAEYLHRGLNEQGYTVDVARTGPDGHALALLHDYDVIVLDVMLPEMDGFAVLRAIRMRKQTPVIMLTARDRIDDRVHGLREGADDYLVKPFSFLELVARLQAVTRRGRAQEPTQLRIGDLEIDLLSRKAYRAGSRLELTAKEFALLALLARREGQILSKTMIAEQVWDMNFDSHTNVVEVAIKRLRAKVDGPHERKLLHTIRGMGYVLEARGDEEAS